The following proteins come from a genomic window of Corynebacterium falsenii:
- a CDS encoding response regulator transcription factor has product MLLVEDDVPLANAVMVNFKARGYDIKVATTASQALKIVGSWQPSVILLDLGLPDLSGLEVLRSVRKWSELPIIVVSARHDEPGKINALDEGADDYITKPFSVGELLARVRAVLRRAPAEKEEEKPIITTSDKRVVFNLQNSTVTVEGQDVHLTPREWGIIEYLLRHRGQLVNKTDLLQAVWGQAYSKETNYLRVYMSQLRQKLEEDPGHPQYLVTELGVGYRMVL; this is encoded by the coding sequence GTGCTGCTGGTCGAGGACGATGTCCCATTGGCCAACGCCGTCATGGTGAACTTTAAAGCTAGGGGCTACGACATCAAGGTCGCCACCACGGCCAGTCAGGCGCTGAAGATCGTCGGCTCGTGGCAGCCCAGCGTTATCTTGTTGGATCTGGGCCTGCCGGACCTCAGCGGCCTGGAGGTGCTGCGCTCGGTGCGCAAGTGGAGCGAGCTGCCTATCATCGTGGTCTCCGCGCGGCACGACGAGCCGGGGAAGATCAATGCCCTCGATGAAGGCGCCGACGACTACATCACCAAGCCGTTCTCGGTCGGTGAGCTGCTCGCCCGAGTGCGCGCGGTGTTGCGCCGCGCGCCTGCCGAGAAGGAAGAGGAAAAGCCGATCATCACGACTTCGGACAAGCGCGTGGTGTTCAACTTGCAGAACTCCACCGTGACGGTGGAAGGCCAGGACGTGCACCTCACCCCGCGCGAATGGGGAATCATCGAATATTTGCTGCGCCACCGTGGACAGCTGGTGAACAAGACCGATCTGCTCCAGGCGGTGTGGGGGCAGGCCTACTCCAAGGAGACCAATTACCTGCGGGTGTACATGTCTCAGCTGCGTCAGAAGCTGGAGGAGGACCCGGGGCACCCGCAGTACCTGGTGACGGAACTGGGTGTGGGTTATCGGATGGTGCTGTAG
- a CDS encoding TetR/AcrR family transcriptional regulator, producing MIHRADRAAFCVLLVCLAGWGIRLGFCVGSGVIFRSVVPESTGFPYFTGFSFFTWVFAWVSKFCRGFAHRRNLTEVVDSSFWNKYSETMGRPREFDEKTVLDGAIRLFGARGFDSVPVDTALKEIGLNRASFYKIFGSKHGLCRSALEMVVEGTTQAVSEEEMRDFLLVVLVELAPTDQRLYDLSLRAAGRLFGDDSESLGDHVLSRARRLLDTH from the coding sequence ATGATCCATCGGGCAGACCGTGCTGCTTTTTGCGTATTGCTTGTGTGTTTGGCGGGGTGGGGGATTCGATTGGGGTTCTGTGTGGGGTCAGGGGTCATTTTTCGTTCTGTAGTCCCCGAGTCCACTGGGTTTCCGTACTTCACCGGGTTTTCGTTCTTCACATGGGTCTTCGCATGGGTTTCGAAATTTTGTAGGGGCTTCGCGCATAGGAGGAATCTCACCGAAGTTGTTGACAGTTCGTTCTGGAATAAATATTCTGAAACTATGGGACGGCCACGGGAGTTTGACGAGAAGACGGTACTAGACGGAGCCATCAGGCTCTTCGGGGCACGAGGCTTCGACTCGGTTCCAGTGGACACCGCCCTTAAGGAAATCGGCCTCAACCGAGCGAGCTTCTACAAGATCTTCGGATCAAAGCACGGGCTGTGCAGGTCGGCTTTGGAGATGGTCGTCGAGGGAACCACCCAGGCGGTGTCGGAAGAGGAGATGCGGGACTTCCTGCTCGTCGTTCTCGTTGAATTGGCACCGACGGATCAGCGGCTCTACGACCTCTCTCTCAGAGCTGCAGGGCGACTCTTTGGCGATGATTCAGAATCTCTCGGCGATCACGTGCTGTCCCGGGCACGTCGACTATTGGACACCCACTGA
- the gltX gene encoding glutamate--tRNA ligase — protein MSEVRVRFCPSPTGTPHVGMVRTALFNWAYARHTGGKLVFRIEDTDAKRDSEESYQAIIDSLRWLNLDWDEGVDVGGPHEPYRQSWRMDIYADVLDKLKEAGEVYPAYSTPAEVEERHKAAGRDPKLGYDNYDRDLTDEQIAAFEAEGRQPVWRLRMPEGRTYEWEDLVRGHMSVDGKTVPDFVVARSNGQPLYTLVNPVDDALMEITHVLRGEDLLPSTPRQIALYEALVRIGVAKQVPEFGHLPFVMGEGNKKLSKRDPESNLFNHRDAGIIPEGMLNYLSLLGWSLSADEDIFTMQQLIDNFDVADVKPNPARFDQKKLEAINADHIRLLELDDFTARLRAYLEEYKDFPNDYPADKFAFAAELVQTRIKMLGDADGLLRFLVTSDEDLVLDEKSAKKNLKEDAVEVLQVSIEKLEALGEEEFVTEKIESVLQSTLIEQMELKPRKAYGALRVAISGAAVSPPLFESMELLGKASTVARLKKALEQTPYQAQA, from the coding sequence ATGAGTGAAGTTCGCGTACGTTTCTGCCCATCACCCACCGGAACCCCCCACGTTGGAATGGTGCGCACAGCGCTGTTCAACTGGGCCTACGCCCGCCACACCGGCGGCAAGCTGGTCTTCCGCATCGAAGACACCGATGCGAAGCGAGACAGCGAGGAAAGCTACCAGGCCATCATCGACTCCCTGCGCTGGCTCAACCTCGACTGGGACGAAGGCGTGGACGTGGGCGGCCCGCACGAGCCCTACCGGCAGTCCTGGCGCATGGACATCTACGCGGACGTCCTAGACAAGCTGAAGGAAGCTGGCGAAGTCTACCCGGCCTACTCCACCCCGGCCGAGGTCGAGGAGCGCCACAAGGCCGCGGGACGCGACCCCAAGCTCGGCTACGACAACTACGACCGCGACCTCACCGACGAGCAGATCGCCGCGTTCGAGGCCGAGGGGCGCCAGCCCGTGTGGCGCCTGCGCATGCCTGAAGGCCGCACGTACGAGTGGGAGGACCTCGTGCGCGGCCACATGAGCGTGGACGGCAAGACGGTGCCGGACTTCGTGGTGGCGCGCTCCAACGGCCAGCCGCTCTACACGCTGGTCAACCCGGTGGACGACGCCCTCATGGAGATCACCCACGTGCTGCGCGGTGAGGACCTGCTGCCCTCCACGCCGCGACAGATCGCACTCTATGAAGCGCTGGTGCGCATCGGCGTGGCCAAGCAGGTCCCCGAGTTCGGCCACCTGCCGTTCGTGATGGGGGAGGGCAACAAGAAGCTCTCCAAGCGCGACCCGGAATCCAACCTGTTCAACCACCGCGACGCCGGCATCATCCCCGAGGGCATGCTGAACTACCTGTCGCTGCTGGGCTGGTCGCTGTCCGCAGATGAGGACATCTTCACGATGCAGCAGTTGATCGACAACTTCGACGTGGCGGACGTGAAGCCCAACCCGGCTCGGTTCGACCAGAAGAAGCTGGAGGCGATCAACGCCGATCACATCCGTCTGCTGGAGCTGGACGACTTCACGGCACGGCTGCGTGCGTACCTGGAGGAGTACAAGGACTTCCCGAACGACTACCCGGCAGATAAGTTCGCCTTCGCTGCGGAACTGGTGCAGACGCGCATCAAGATGCTGGGCGACGCCGATGGCCTGCTGCGGTTCCTGGTGACCTCCGACGAGGACTTGGTGCTGGACGAGAAGTCTGCGAAGAAGAACCTTAAGGAAGACGCGGTTGAGGTGCTGCAGGTTTCGATTGAGAAGCTCGAGGCGCTGGGGGAGGAAGAGTTCGTGACGGAAAAGATCGAATCGGTACTGCAGTCCACACTGATCGAACAGATGGAGCTGAAGCCGCGCAAGGCCTATGGTGCGCTGCGTGTGGCCATTTCGGGCGCTGCGGTCTCCCCGCCGCTGTTCGAGTCCATGGAGCTGCTGGGGAAGGCATCGACGGTGGCGCGGCTGAAGAAGGCGCTGGAGCAGACGCCGTACCAGGCGCAGGCTTAA
- a CDS encoding TIM barrel protein: MTAESSPALTALNCSIGYPSWQAGLADASSRGWRRVELWWPFATPEPSAAEIADLTGTLHSHGQQLVAMNLWAGDMPAGERGILHREPLSTAHLSAVASISDATSLPRCNLVVGRSGPRLTDAQVERFAEASAWLAERCDVTVMAEPLSGMKDYPVRSIGDARALFDAAPQAGLLLDIYHLAANHATNHAAHHSQSRAAGALATPEEQEEFWKLVASDMDELGEGPEHVQVADLPGRGAPGTGTLPLGRWVEDLRRRGYRGDIVGEYLPESQ, from the coding sequence ATGACCGCCGAATCATCGCCCGCGCTCACCGCCCTCAACTGCTCCATCGGCTATCCCTCCTGGCAGGCCGGACTCGCCGACGCCAGCTCCCGCGGGTGGCGCCGCGTGGAACTCTGGTGGCCCTTCGCGACCCCGGAACCGTCCGCCGCCGAGATCGCCGACCTCACCGGCACCCTGCACAGCCACGGCCAGCAGCTCGTCGCGATGAACCTCTGGGCTGGCGATATGCCCGCCGGCGAGCGCGGCATTCTGCATCGTGAACCCCTGTCCACGGCTCATCTCTCCGCGGTTGCCTCTATATCCGACGCCACCAGCCTGCCCCGCTGCAACCTCGTCGTGGGCCGCAGTGGCCCCCGCCTTACGGACGCGCAGGTGGAGCGCTTCGCCGAAGCCAGCGCATGGCTGGCCGAGCGGTGCGACGTGACGGTCATGGCGGAGCCGCTGTCTGGCATGAAGGATTATCCCGTCCGCAGCATCGGCGATGCCCGAGCACTATTCGACGCGGCGCCGCAGGCTGGGCTGTTGTTGGACATCTATCATCTCGCCGCAAACCACGCCACAAACCACGCCGCACACCACTCACAATCCCGAGCAGCGGGCGCACTGGCCACTCCAGAAGAGCAGGAGGAATTTTGGAAGCTGGTGGCGTCGGATATGGACGAGCTCGGTGAAGGGCCAGAGCACGTGCAGGTGGCGGATCTGCCCGGCCGCGGCGCACCCGGAACTGGCACCCTGCCGCTGGGGCGGTGGGTCGAAGACCTGCGCCGCCGGGGATACCGCGGCGACATCGTGGGCGAGTACCTGCCCGAAAGCCAATGA
- a CDS encoding SDR family oxidoreductase, translated as MDATMNAATDAATEPAMEPTMEPTPHSKVAVITGAGAGLGRAFARALATDGWTVAVLGRTEATLTETLELCDGSGHVSVTCDITDEAQVRDAFDRITGELGRLDVLINNAGIPGPKAPLHQVDLSAFDATMATNFRGAFVCSQAAFGWMAAHGGGRIINNGSIAGHAPRPHAAAYAASKAAMASLTTSIALDGREYNITATELDIGNARTELLANFTGTEPMFDADHAAQAVVTVANMPPEVSVDQLTITAAGMPYLGRG; from the coding sequence ATGGACGCAACCATGAATGCAGCGACAGACGCAGCGACAGAGCCAGCGATGGAGCCAACGATGGAGCCAACACCGCACAGCAAAGTGGCCGTGATCACGGGAGCTGGGGCGGGCCTGGGGCGGGCATTCGCACGGGCTCTGGCCACCGATGGCTGGACCGTGGCGGTGCTGGGGCGCACCGAGGCTACGCTCACCGAGACACTGGAGCTCTGCGACGGCAGTGGACACGTGAGCGTGACCTGCGACATCACCGACGAAGCGCAGGTGCGCGACGCATTCGACCGCATCACCGGCGAGCTGGGGAGACTCGACGTGCTCATCAACAACGCGGGCATCCCGGGGCCGAAGGCTCCGCTGCATCAGGTGGATCTCTCCGCATTCGACGCCACCATGGCGACCAACTTCCGCGGGGCCTTCGTGTGCTCCCAGGCGGCGTTTGGGTGGATGGCCGCGCACGGGGGCGGTCGGATCATCAATAACGGTTCGATCGCTGGCCACGCGCCGCGGCCGCATGCTGCGGCATATGCGGCGTCGAAGGCGGCGATGGCGAGCCTGACCACGTCGATCGCCTTGGACGGGCGGGAGTACAACATCACCGCCACGGAGTTGGATATCGGAAATGCGCGCACGGAGCTGCTGGCAAACTTCACGGGAACGGAGCCGATGTTCGACGCCGATCATGCGGCCCAGGCGGTGGTGACCGTGGCGAACATGCCGCCGGAGGTGAGCGTGGATCAGTTGACGATCACCGCCGCGGGGATGCCGTACCTGGGGCGGGGTTAG
- a CDS encoding isochorismate synthase, with amino-acid sequence MTHEQRPVTAPDFLLSRPDRSIRTQGRVTTYPDPFEASTALRSQEAELIVGAIPFDTSHRAALMVPEKVVRTEGPLEPPAYFRGTKAAESLQVEAVEAVTTLAEHRATVAAAVSTIQQTRLDKVVLARAVDVEFADEVDPLLIAARLIDLSAHRDGFAVDLSATGREEHAHSMFVGSSPEMLIRKKGREVSAFPLAGSAARTGNLERDQATGRSLLSSMKDQVEHQFVVDHYRRTLEPLCSRLSIPPYPEIHETNEMIHLGTRVEGTLKDDGFSALDLALMLHPTPAIGGTPTDDAIGIIEQVEQPREFYAGAVGWCDADGDGEFMVAIRCCVVEGASARAWAGGGIVADSSPEDEAAETTAKLQTVLRALNVPAAMRNV; translated from the coding sequence ATGACCCACGAGCAGCGACCGGTAACCGCCCCGGACTTCCTGCTATCCCGCCCTGACCGGAGCATCCGCACGCAGGGTCGCGTGACCACGTACCCGGATCCTTTCGAAGCCTCCACGGCGCTGCGGAGCCAGGAAGCCGAGCTGATTGTTGGCGCCATTCCTTTCGATACGTCCCACCGCGCTGCACTGATGGTGCCGGAGAAGGTTGTGCGAACCGAGGGGCCGCTGGAACCGCCGGCGTACTTCCGCGGCACCAAGGCTGCGGAATCCCTGCAAGTGGAGGCCGTGGAGGCGGTGACGACACTGGCGGAGCACCGCGCCACGGTGGCGGCGGCGGTGTCCACGATTCAGCAGACCCGGTTGGACAAGGTCGTGCTGGCCAGGGCCGTGGATGTGGAATTCGCCGACGAGGTGGACCCGCTTCTCATCGCCGCCCGGCTGATTGACTTGTCCGCGCACCGGGATGGTTTCGCGGTGGATCTGAGCGCCACGGGCCGGGAGGAGCACGCGCATTCGATGTTCGTGGGCAGCTCGCCGGAGATGCTGATCCGTAAGAAGGGCCGCGAGGTCAGCGCGTTCCCGCTGGCTGGGTCGGCGGCGCGGACGGGCAACTTGGAGCGCGATCAAGCGACTGGGCGCAGCCTGCTGAGCAGCATGAAGGACCAGGTCGAGCATCAGTTCGTGGTGGACCACTACCGACGCACGCTCGAGCCGCTGTGCTCTAGGCTCTCGATCCCGCCGTATCCGGAGATCCACGAGACGAACGAGATGATCCACTTGGGCACCCGCGTGGAGGGCACCCTCAAGGACGATGGGTTCTCCGCTTTGGATTTGGCGCTGATGTTGCACCCCACTCCTGCCATTGGTGGTACTCCGACCGACGACGCCATCGGCATCATCGAACAGGTCGAACAGCCACGGGAGTTTTACGCGGGCGCAGTCGGCTGGTGCGACGCCGACGGCGACGGCGAGTTCATGGTGGCGATCCGGTGCTGTGTGGTGGAGGGCGCGTCGGCGCGGGCGTGGGCTGGCGGCGGCATCGTGGCTGACTCTTCCCCGGAGGACGAGGCCGCGGAAACCACCGCCAAGCTGCAGACGGTGCTGCGTGCGCTCAACGTGCCCGCTGCGATGCGCAACGTGTAG
- a CDS encoding amino acid permease has translation MSAPQPVQDPRGDTPSGSICANGGAAPEELRTDLSKRHLTMISMGGTIGAGFFVGLSGLIVVAGPAAVVTTAIAGLIVYLVMRMLGEMAVARPSTGSFVDYARMAFGRWAGFATGWMYWYFWVIVVGIEAVVGGKLVALWLPSIPQWLTAVVIMSIMIGVNLLSVKSFGEAEYWFAGIKVAVIVAFMVAGFAFLAGAWTGNVGEAAHVSNLWTHGGFAPNGVAAIFVGVVTVIFSMTGAELVTIAAAESSHPADAIRRTTQTVVVRILAFFVISTFLLVAILPWDQYVAGLSPFSSALEAMGAPYTADILNFIVLVAVLSCLNSGLYTASRMIFTQGRNGDAPAWMTRVNKRGVPTGGILFSALVGFICIAAGYVWPDTIFLYLVNSSGAVVLFVYILIGASQIKLRPRLEREAAATGGLTFKMFGWPYIPALVTGLIVVILAAMGIRESTRVEFLQSMVSLLVFVGIGIYLQKTGIKGRYEGLPANLPKGVDEEDYSPGRIYEDVD, from the coding sequence ATGTCCGCACCACAACCAGTTCAGGATCCGCGGGGTGACACCCCGTCCGGTTCGATATGCGCCAATGGCGGAGCTGCCCCAGAGGAGTTGAGGACCGACCTGTCGAAACGTCACCTCACCATGATTTCCATGGGAGGCACGATCGGCGCCGGTTTCTTCGTGGGCCTCTCCGGCCTGATTGTCGTCGCAGGCCCGGCGGCTGTTGTGACCACAGCGATCGCGGGCCTCATCGTCTATCTGGTGATGCGCATGCTGGGAGAGATGGCTGTAGCCAGGCCGTCAACTGGTTCCTTCGTTGACTATGCCCGCATGGCATTCGGTCGGTGGGCCGGGTTCGCCACGGGCTGGATGTACTGGTACTTCTGGGTCATCGTGGTCGGCATCGAAGCAGTTGTCGGGGGCAAGTTGGTCGCTCTGTGGTTGCCTTCTATCCCCCAGTGGCTCACAGCCGTTGTCATCATGTCCATCATGATCGGCGTGAATCTGCTGTCCGTGAAGAGCTTCGGCGAGGCGGAGTATTGGTTCGCTGGCATTAAGGTCGCGGTGATCGTTGCGTTCATGGTCGCAGGATTCGCCTTCCTGGCCGGTGCATGGACGGGCAACGTTGGCGAGGCAGCCCACGTATCCAATCTTTGGACTCATGGCGGGTTCGCGCCGAATGGTGTCGCTGCGATCTTCGTTGGCGTCGTGACCGTGATCTTCTCGATGACGGGCGCTGAGCTCGTGACCATCGCCGCTGCCGAGTCTTCCCACCCTGCCGATGCGATTCGCCGAACTACGCAAACAGTCGTTGTTCGTATCCTTGCTTTCTTCGTGATTTCCACGTTCCTGTTGGTGGCGATTCTGCCGTGGGATCAGTACGTTGCCGGCTTGTCGCCATTTAGCTCGGCGCTGGAGGCGATGGGTGCTCCCTATACTGCGGATATTCTTAACTTCATTGTTTTGGTCGCTGTGCTTTCCTGCCTGAATTCCGGCCTCTACACCGCATCGAGAATGATCTTCACCCAGGGGCGCAATGGTGATGCTCCGGCGTGGATGACTCGCGTCAACAAGCGCGGAGTTCCTACCGGTGGCATCCTCTTCTCTGCGCTGGTCGGCTTTATCTGTATTGCGGCTGGCTACGTCTGGCCGGATACGATCTTCCTCTACCTGGTTAACTCTTCTGGTGCGGTTGTGCTTTTCGTCTACATCCTCATCGGTGCGTCGCAGATCAAGCTGCGCCCCAGGTTGGAGCGCGAGGCGGCAGCCACTGGCGGTTTGACGTTCAAGATGTTCGGCTGGCCGTATATCCCGGCTTTGGTGACTGGTTTGATTGTTGTCATTCTCGCTGCAATGGGCATTCGAGAGTCCACGAGGGTTGAGTTCTTGCAATCCATGGTGAGTCTTCTCGTCTTCGTGGGAATCGGCATCTACCTGCAGAAGACCGGAATTAAGGGTCGTTACGAGGGGCTTCCGGCGAACTTGCCAAAGGGTGTGGACGAAGAGGATTACTCCCCGGGTCGTATCTACGAGGACGTGGATTAG
- the gabT gene encoding 4-aminobutyrate--2-oxoglutarate transaminase codes for MPQSRHLNTEIPGPRSQELTARAHSVLPAGLGSAQTTWAVRAGGGIVEDVDGNRLIDLGSGIATTTVGNADPRVVTAANAQAERLTHTCFLNHPYEPYLDLAERLVKLTPGDHDKRAALFSTGAEALENAVKYARAFTGKAGVIVFDHAFHGRTNMTMAMTAKNNPYRKSFGPFPGEVYRAPSPYPFRWPSGPDNAGAEALKQLELIVDSQVGADSIACIVMEPIQGEGGFIVPPQGFLKQLSEFCRDRNILFVADEVQTGIARTGTMFAVEHDGVVPDIMTLAKGLGGGYPIAAVVGRADIMDAAHRGGIGGTYAGNPVACAAALEVLRQCEEENLPQRAADIGEIITAKLTAAQETNPLIGEVRGRGAMIAAEIVTGTGDSHGAGDPNPAKVADVARACERNGVLVLTAGTHGNVLRLLPPLSISDDLLNEALDILVTELAR; via the coding sequence CTGCCCCAGTCCCGGCACCTCAACACTGAGATCCCCGGACCGCGCTCCCAAGAACTGACTGCGCGAGCTCATTCGGTCCTTCCTGCAGGGCTCGGTAGCGCACAAACAACATGGGCAGTTCGAGCGGGCGGAGGAATCGTCGAGGATGTCGATGGCAACCGCCTCATCGACCTCGGCTCGGGCATCGCAACCACAACCGTGGGCAACGCCGACCCCCGGGTCGTGACAGCAGCAAACGCCCAGGCCGAGCGGCTGACACACACATGCTTCCTCAACCATCCGTACGAGCCCTACCTCGACCTCGCCGAACGACTCGTGAAGCTCACCCCTGGTGATCACGATAAGCGCGCCGCGCTGTTCTCCACCGGTGCCGAAGCTCTCGAAAACGCCGTGAAATATGCCCGCGCCTTCACGGGCAAGGCTGGGGTGATCGTCTTCGACCATGCTTTTCACGGACGCACCAACATGACAATGGCGATGACGGCGAAGAACAATCCCTACCGCAAGTCCTTCGGACCCTTCCCCGGCGAAGTGTACCGCGCCCCCAGCCCCTACCCCTTCCGTTGGCCCAGCGGTCCTGACAATGCGGGCGCAGAGGCTCTAAAGCAACTCGAACTCATCGTGGATTCACAGGTGGGAGCGGATTCCATCGCGTGTATCGTCATGGAGCCCATCCAAGGCGAAGGCGGTTTCATCGTTCCACCCCAGGGCTTCCTCAAGCAGCTCTCGGAGTTCTGCCGTGACCGCAACATCCTCTTCGTTGCCGATGAAGTCCAAACCGGCATTGCTCGCACCGGCACCATGTTCGCGGTGGAGCACGACGGTGTGGTGCCGGACATCATGACGTTGGCGAAAGGCCTCGGAGGCGGCTACCCCATCGCAGCTGTGGTTGGCCGCGCCGACATCATGGATGCCGCCCACCGCGGAGGCATTGGCGGAACCTATGCAGGCAATCCCGTAGCCTGCGCTGCTGCGCTCGAGGTTTTGCGCCAGTGCGAAGAGGAGAACCTCCCCCAGCGTGCCGCCGACATTGGCGAGATCATTACCGCCAAGCTCACGGCTGCGCAAGAGACCAATCCTCTCATCGGAGAGGTTCGCGGACGTGGCGCAATGATCGCCGCTGAAATCGTTACTGGCACGGGTGACTCGCACGGCGCCGGGGATCCGAACCCTGCCAAGGTCGCCGATGTCGCCCGAGCGTGTGAACGCAACGGAGTTCTCGTCCTCACCGCCGGAACCCACGGCAACGTGCTGCGCCTGCTGCCCCCGCTGTCAATTTCCGACGACCTGCTCAACGAAGCCCTCGACATCCTGGTCACCGAGCTGGCTCGCTAA
- a CDS encoding aldehyde dehydrogenase family protein: MAPIELNHFINGEWIPGEGKELVSTSPTRPSDVVASGHYATSEQVEAAITAAHEAKRHWASEPMAARADILTKAADIIRSNAEDWGRELSLEEGKTLPEGIGEVNRAAAIFDFQASEAIREAGEIYHSPRPGERIEVVRTPVGVVSMITPFNFPIAIPAWKAAPALIHGNTIVWKPAHAVPLLAVRITQALEQAGLPKGVINLVIAPSSQAEAMLVDPRIAAVTFTGSTRVGRAIASQCAAHGIPVQAEMGGKNPAIVLADANVPFAATQVLNGAFNSTGQKCTATSRVVVVKDIAEEFTEELLAQLKERRTGDPLESGISMGPMIDATSRDNALAAVDRNAGDQSRVLAGGAIPRIPGCDGGYFLEPTVVRIDSTGNELWQEELFAPVLALLVADNDDEAFKAAAEGDYGLSAAVFTNSLNATFDSLDHLDVGILHVNSETAGADPHVPFGGAGASGLGPKEQGRAAREFFTHTTTLYLGRQPR; this comes from the coding sequence ATGGCACCAATCGAACTCAACCACTTCATCAACGGAGAATGGATTCCCGGCGAAGGCAAGGAACTCGTCTCCACGTCCCCCACGCGCCCCAGCGACGTGGTCGCCTCCGGGCATTACGCAACATCCGAACAGGTGGAAGCGGCAATCACTGCAGCCCACGAGGCCAAGCGCCACTGGGCTTCCGAACCCATGGCCGCCCGAGCGGACATCCTCACCAAAGCCGCAGACATTATCCGCAGCAACGCAGAAGACTGGGGTCGCGAGCTCAGCCTCGAGGAGGGCAAGACTCTCCCGGAAGGCATTGGCGAGGTCAACCGAGCAGCAGCCATCTTCGATTTCCAAGCCTCCGAGGCCATCCGCGAGGCCGGGGAGATCTACCATTCTCCGCGCCCCGGCGAACGCATCGAAGTTGTCCGCACGCCCGTTGGTGTGGTGTCGATGATCACCCCATTCAACTTTCCCATCGCCATTCCCGCGTGGAAGGCCGCCCCGGCACTCATCCATGGCAACACCATTGTGTGGAAGCCAGCCCACGCGGTCCCGCTCCTGGCGGTCCGCATCACGCAGGCCCTGGAACAGGCCGGATTGCCGAAAGGCGTGATCAATCTGGTCATTGCACCGAGTTCGCAGGCAGAGGCCATGCTGGTTGATCCGCGCATCGCGGCTGTGACGTTTACGGGTTCGACGCGCGTTGGCCGCGCCATCGCCTCCCAGTGCGCGGCGCACGGCATCCCGGTTCAGGCTGAAATGGGTGGGAAGAATCCAGCGATCGTCCTGGCTGATGCCAATGTGCCCTTCGCCGCCACACAGGTCCTCAACGGGGCGTTCAATTCGACGGGCCAGAAATGCACCGCCACCTCGCGCGTTGTCGTGGTCAAGGACATCGCGGAGGAATTCACCGAGGAACTCCTGGCGCAGCTCAAGGAAAGGCGGACCGGCGATCCTCTCGAATCCGGTATCTCCATGGGCCCTATGATCGACGCCACATCCCGCGACAACGCCTTGGCCGCTGTGGACCGTAACGCGGGCGATCAATCACGTGTGCTTGCAGGGGGCGCTATCCCCAGGATCCCCGGCTGTGACGGTGGGTACTTCTTGGAGCCAACGGTCGTCCGCATCGATTCGACTGGCAATGAGTTGTGGCAGGAAGAGCTCTTTGCGCCGGTCCTCGCGTTGCTCGTAGCGGACAATGATGACGAAGCGTTCAAGGCCGCTGCCGAAGGCGATTATGGATTGTCGGCTGCGGTGTTTACCAACAGCCTCAATGCGACATTTGATTCCCTCGATCATCTCGATGTCGGCATTCTGCACGTGAATTCGGAAACTGCCGGTGCGGATCCGCACGTACCGTTCGGTGGCGCTGGGGCATCGGGTTTGGGCCCCAAGGAACAGGGCCGCGCTGCCCGCGAGTTCTTTACCCACACCACAACGCTGTACCTGGGTAGGCAGCCCCGCTAG